The following proteins are co-located in the Planococcus plakortidis genome:
- a CDS encoding glycosyltransferase translates to MITALIAIHIAFFLWLVFNRLFLPALPKQPIVKAEPLVSLLVPLRNEERNVPTIIRSLKETDWERAEFILLNDQSTDGTQAVLDREIAGDKRFTILHGVELPDGWVGKVHACHQLQKHASGDYLFFIDADVRFRKQAVRQTIGLMEKRRAALLSGFPAFEVPVFLSKLLVPMLHFVILFHLPLALANYAKFPAATAANGMWMAFERKAYDAIGGHESVRASLVEDVHIARTLKRAGHKVLLANITSSVKCRMYETTGEVWEGFLKNSYTGIGRSPLIAIALTMFYSIFYIFPLFLAAAGLVTANWMWLVPYALTILQRWYVDMVTNQRWYLAFLLPLQAAAMLAVMLTAMKKSLKNEPYTWKGRHYS, encoded by the coding sequence ATGATCACGGCTTTGATCGCCATCCATATTGCTTTTTTCCTGTGGCTTGTCTTCAACCGACTGTTCTTGCCGGCGCTTCCGAAGCAGCCCATAGTGAAAGCAGAACCGCTTGTCTCCCTCCTCGTGCCGCTGCGCAACGAAGAGCGCAACGTGCCGACGATTATCCGCTCCTTAAAAGAAACGGACTGGGAAAGAGCCGAATTCATCCTGCTGAATGACCAATCGACCGATGGCACCCAGGCGGTGCTCGACCGTGAAATTGCAGGCGACAAGCGCTTCACCATTTTGCATGGCGTCGAGCTGCCTGACGGTTGGGTCGGCAAAGTCCATGCCTGCCATCAGCTGCAAAAACACGCGTCCGGTGATTACCTGTTCTTTATCGACGCCGATGTCCGCTTCCGCAAGCAGGCGGTGCGGCAGACCATCGGCTTGATGGAAAAACGCCGTGCCGCACTATTGTCCGGTTTCCCGGCTTTTGAAGTGCCGGTGTTCTTGAGTAAATTGCTTGTCCCCATGCTTCATTTCGTCATTTTATTCCACTTGCCATTGGCGCTGGCGAATTACGCAAAATTTCCTGCGGCCACCGCGGCAAACGGCATGTGGATGGCATTCGAGCGAAAAGCGTATGATGCGATCGGCGGGCACGAATCGGTGCGTGCCTCACTCGTAGAAGATGTACATATCGCGCGCACCTTGAAGCGAGCAGGCCATAAAGTGCTGCTCGCCAATATCACCTCATCGGTCAAATGCCGGATGTATGAAACAACAGGAGAAGTTTGGGAAGGCTTTTTGAAGAACAGCTACACAGGCATCGGGCGTTCGCCTTTGATCGCCATTGCCTTGACAATGTTCTACAGCATCTTCTATATCTTCCCGTTATTCCTTGCCGCAGCCGGCCTTGTGACAGCCAACTGGATGTGGCTAGTGCCATACGCACTGACCATTTTGCAGCGCTGGTATGTCGACATGGTGACTAATCAGCGCTGGTACTTGGCATTTCTTCTCCCGCTTCAAGCAGCAGCCATGCTCGCGGTCATGCTGACGGCCATGAAAAAATCCTTGAAGAATGAGCCCTATACATGGAAAGGCAGGCATTATTCATGA
- a CDS encoding phytoene desaturase family protein: protein MNRPHIAIVGGGLGGLSAAITLANAGMHVTLFEKNSHFGGKLMPVTLGSYRFDFGPNTITMPHIFREVIEQTGRDPDRYFQLEKLAVHTRNHFPDGSHIDFTADRGEMIRQLEALDPFAAGKYDAFLSEVARLYRSSEQYFFPLSFQSYRDYLSPSLGVAMLKVRPLESMDHFFSRYFKHEGLRQAVGRYATYIGSSPYKAPATFAMIAHLELSQGVYYAKGGNVSIAQGFAQVAAECGVEMYPETAVTRILTEQGQARGVELSGGERIAADAVILNGDLLSAFPELVDEAERPSFKDAKRDRFEPSISAFVITAGLDTRLPELKHHNAFFSADYPREFHELFSDKQYSGEPTIYISNSSHSDPSVSPAGDNLFILVNAPALTAQGDLQVDPQRYKERIYDLLEHYGITLRGHIEEERIFTPEFIRDKFGAHRGALYGPSSNRPKDAFLRPSNASRDLKGLFFVGGSVHPGGGSPMVTLSGLNVARRLIESYSS from the coding sequence ATGAACCGACCACATATCGCCATCGTCGGTGGCGGGCTCGGCGGCTTATCCGCCGCAATCACGCTCGCGAACGCCGGCATGCACGTCACTCTATTCGAGAAGAACAGCCATTTCGGCGGCAAGCTGATGCCTGTCACACTCGGCAGCTATCGTTTTGATTTCGGCCCGAACACCATCACCATGCCGCATATCTTCCGCGAAGTCATCGAACAGACCGGCCGCGATCCGGACCGGTATTTCCAGCTCGAAAAGCTCGCTGTCCATACGCGCAACCATTTTCCCGATGGCAGCCACATCGACTTCACGGCAGACCGCGGGGAGATGATCCGCCAACTCGAAGCGCTGGATCCTTTCGCCGCCGGTAAATACGATGCGTTCTTATCCGAAGTCGCCCGTTTGTATCGCTCATCCGAACAGTATTTCTTTCCGCTGAGCTTCCAGTCGTACCGGGATTACTTGTCCCCATCACTCGGTGTGGCCATGCTGAAGGTACGGCCACTTGAATCGATGGACCATTTTTTCAGCCGCTATTTCAAGCACGAAGGACTGCGCCAGGCAGTCGGCCGCTATGCTACTTATATCGGTTCATCGCCTTATAAAGCCCCTGCCACCTTCGCGATGATCGCCCATCTCGAACTGTCGCAAGGCGTCTATTACGCAAAAGGCGGAAACGTGTCGATTGCACAGGGCTTTGCGCAAGTTGCAGCGGAATGCGGCGTCGAGATGTATCCTGAAACGGCCGTCACACGCATCTTGACGGAACAAGGCCAGGCGCGCGGCGTGGAACTTTCAGGCGGCGAACGGATTGCCGCCGATGCCGTCATCTTGAACGGGGATTTATTATCGGCATTTCCTGAATTGGTGGACGAAGCGGAGCGCCCTTCTTTCAAGGATGCAAAGCGCGACCGCTTCGAGCCGTCGATCTCGGCTTTTGTCATCACGGCTGGGCTCGACACCCGCTTGCCTGAACTGAAGCATCATAATGCCTTCTTTTCGGCCGATTACCCGCGTGAGTTCCATGAGTTGTTTAGCGATAAGCAATACAGCGGCGAGCCGACCATCTACATCAGCAACTCGTCCCATTCCGACCCTTCCGTATCGCCTGCCGGGGATAATTTGTTCATTCTCGTCAACGCACCGGCCCTGACCGCACAAGGTGACTTGCAGGTCGATCCCCAGCGATACAAAGAACGGATTTACGATTTACTGGAACATTACGGAATCACATTGCGCGGCCATATTGAAGAAGAACGGATTTTCACTCCTGAATTCATCCGCGACAAGTTCGGGGCCCATCGCGGCGCTTTATACGGGCCGTCTTCCAACCGCCCGAAAGATGCTTTCTTGCGCCCATCGAACGCAAGCCGCGACCTCAAGGGATTATTCTTTGTCGGCGGCAGCGTCCATCCAGGCGGCGGTTCCCCGATGGTCACATTGAGCGGCTTGAATGTAGCGCGACGCCTGATCGAAAGCTATTCATCCTGA
- a CDS encoding phytoene/squalene synthase family protein, which produces MELKQAYSYCERIIADNSKSFYKAFSLLPKEKRKAVWAVYAFCRKVDDIVDEGSHPETELRAFRKDFDEFLAGSIQWDDPMWLALEDVFESYDMDASAFYGLIKGQEMDLTINRYRTLDELLDYSYHVASTVGLMLLPILAPGRTALLKDGAISLGYAMQITNILRDIGEDLSMGRIYLPQDIMRKYGLAEEALGNGTVSESFIQVWEELAGIAEFHYERAFETINDYPLSSRVPVKGAALVYREILSTIRSKEYTVFHEKHFVTDDSKQSILQCL; this is translated from the coding sequence ATGGAATTGAAGCAAGCCTATAGCTATTGCGAACGCATTATCGCCGATAATTCAAAGAGCTTTTATAAAGCATTTTCCCTGTTGCCGAAAGAAAAGCGCAAAGCGGTGTGGGCAGTCTACGCCTTCTGCCGGAAAGTCGATGATATCGTCGATGAGGGCAGCCATCCTGAAACTGAGCTGAGAGCATTCCGGAAAGACTTCGATGAGTTCCTGGCGGGTTCGATCCAATGGGACGACCCGATGTGGCTGGCGCTTGAAGACGTATTCGAAAGTTACGATATGGACGCCAGCGCCTTTTACGGATTGATCAAAGGCCAGGAAATGGATTTGACGATCAACCGTTACCGTACGCTTGATGAACTATTGGATTATAGCTATCACGTAGCGAGTACGGTCGGGCTGATGCTGTTGCCGATATTGGCCCCGGGACGCACGGCGCTGTTGAAAGACGGCGCGATTTCGCTTGGCTATGCCATGCAGATTACCAATATCCTTCGCGATATCGGGGAAGACCTGTCCATGGGCCGCATTTATTTGCCGCAGGACATCATGCGGAAATACGGACTTGCCGAGGAAGCGCTTGGGAATGGGACGGTGTCGGAATCATTCATCCAAGTCTGGGAAGAGCTCGCTGGCATAGCGGAATTCCATTATGAGCGCGCGTTTGAGACGATCAATGATTATCCATTATCTTCCCGCGTGCCCGTTAAAGGGGCGGCGCTTGTCTACCGGGAAATCCTGTCGACGATCCGATCGAAAGAATATACGGTGTTTCATGAAAAGCATTTCGTCACGGATGATTCCAAGCAGTCCATCCTGCAATGCTTATGA
- a CDS encoding phytoene desaturase family protein has protein sequence MRIAMIGGGVGGLMGALYLTKLGYEVMIYEKEHKLGGRMAFVERDGFRIDEGPTIVLLPEMFRDLFAQAGIDPESIELLLCDPLYTIRFTDGKVYTKYPGRERQLQEVEEQFPDDREGFIRFMDEGKKRFDIGKPAFLEHDFIRKADFWTFRNIRNLMKLKPQQSVHKLMESYFRDERLQLAYSLQALYIGGDPYRAPGMYSLVPFSEHEHGVYYVKGGYASIIPVMERELRSRGVEIRLGTPVKRILKEEGRATAVETESGVEPYDAIVYNGDFPGIQQLAPAKKQKEFTPSSGCVLLYFGLDKVYEDVNVHQFFIGDDYKEHMEDVFVRGHKTENPAFYTFHPSVIDDSLAPEGKSVLYVLVPVPSGTEIDWKNDEEWIGRILERMETLSFPGIRESIEWMDVRTPKDAEAFGLFKGGSFGIGPTLRQSGVFRPQVKPGDTENLYAVGASVHPGGGIPIVMQGAKLLADRIHGDLKERGGS, from the coding sequence ATGAGAATCGCGATGATCGGCGGCGGTGTCGGCGGATTGATGGGCGCGTTGTATTTAACGAAGCTCGGCTATGAAGTCATGATTTACGAAAAAGAGCATAAACTTGGCGGCAGGATGGCGTTTGTGGAACGGGACGGCTTCCGGATCGATGAAGGCCCGACGATCGTCTTATTGCCGGAAATGTTCCGCGATTTATTCGCCCAGGCAGGAATCGATCCGGAAAGCATCGAATTATTACTATGCGATCCGCTTTATACAATCCGTTTCACAGACGGCAAAGTGTATACGAAATACCCTGGGCGCGAGCGGCAATTACAGGAAGTCGAAGAGCAGTTCCCGGATGATAGGGAAGGGTTTATCCGCTTTATGGATGAAGGGAAGAAGCGTTTCGATATCGGCAAGCCTGCTTTTCTGGAGCATGATTTCATCCGCAAAGCGGATTTCTGGACTTTCCGCAATATCCGCAACTTGATGAAACTGAAACCCCAGCAATCTGTGCATAAATTGATGGAGTCCTATTTCAGGGATGAGCGGTTACAGCTGGCCTACTCCCTGCAGGCCCTCTATATCGGCGGGGATCCATACCGGGCGCCGGGCATGTACTCGCTCGTGCCGTTCAGTGAACATGAACACGGCGTCTATTATGTGAAAGGCGGCTATGCAAGCATCATTCCCGTCATGGAGCGGGAATTGCGCAGCCGGGGCGTTGAAATCCGGTTGGGCACGCCCGTCAAGCGCATCTTGAAAGAAGAAGGCCGTGCGACAGCGGTCGAAACAGAGTCAGGCGTCGAGCCTTATGATGCAATTGTCTATAACGGGGATTTCCCGGGAATCCAGCAATTGGCGCCAGCGAAAAAGCAGAAGGAATTTACGCCTTCCTCAGGTTGTGTGCTGTTGTATTTTGGATTGGACAAAGTTTATGAAGATGTAAATGTCCACCAATTCTTTATCGGTGATGATTATAAAGAACATATGGAAGACGTATTTGTCCGGGGGCATAAAACGGAGAATCCGGCATTCTATACATTCCATCCTTCTGTCATTGACGATTCGCTTGCCCCTGAAGGGAAATCGGTGCTTTACGTACTTGTGCCGGTTCCTTCAGGCACAGAAATCGATTGGAAAAATGATGAAGAGTGGATCGGGCGTATTTTGGAGCGCATGGAGACGCTGTCTTTTCCGGGGATCCGCGAGTCGATCGAATGGATGGACGTGCGAACGCCGAAAGATGCAGAAGCGTTCGGCTTGTTCAAAGGCGGCAGTTTCGGGATCGGCCCGACATTGCGGCAATCCGGGGTGTTTCGCCCGCAGGTCAAACCGGGCGACACGGAGAATTTATACGCGGTGGGTGCTTCTGTCCACCCGGGCGGCGGCATACCTATCGTCATGCAAGGAGCGAAATTACTGGCCGACAGAATCCACGGCGATTTGAAAGAAAGGGGCGGTTCATGA
- a CDS encoding phytoene desaturase family protein, whose product MAKRMIIIGAGPGGLAAGMLLASKGYQVDIYEKNDRIGGRNAALTLGDFTFDTGPTFLSMLHLVEELFEATGRNVHDYMEAVELDPMYELRFEDQNLVMTRDPEAMRKQIDENFKGDGEGYARFMKETGKKLEALSPLLQTKMDRMTDLMQPKVIKALPELEAGKTLYDVLSRYFKDERLKMAFAFQSKYLGMSPWECPGAFTILSYMEHAYGIYHPIGGVNQLSAAMAKAVKEMGGRIHLNKGVQKLWVEGRDVKGVDLYDGSREAADEVVINGDFAHVMTHLVEPGILNKYTPKKLDKKKYSCSTFMLYLGLDKKYDLSHHTIVFAKDYQKNVEEMTKSRILSADPSIYIQNASVTDPTLAPEGKSALYILAPVPNNFSDIGWEHEQEAFRELVLDIIEEKTDFKNLRDHIEVEKMLTPFGWESDYSVYRGATFNLGHQLSQMMVFRPHNKFEELGNCWLVGGGTHPGSGLPTILESARITVNGILKEDGRSGIPIGPLPKARGTA is encoded by the coding sequence ATGGCAAAACGAATGATTATTATAGGAGCGGGGCCAGGAGGCTTGGCAGCAGGAATGCTCTTGGCGAGCAAAGGATACCAAGTCGATATATATGAAAAAAATGACCGCATCGGCGGGCGCAATGCTGCATTGACATTGGGTGATTTTACTTTTGATACAGGGCCGACGTTTTTGAGCATGCTTCATCTGGTGGAGGAATTATTCGAGGCGACCGGCCGCAATGTCCACGATTATATGGAAGCGGTCGAATTGGACCCGATGTATGAATTGCGCTTTGAAGACCAGAATTTGGTGATGACGCGCGACCCGGAAGCCATGCGCAAGCAAATTGATGAAAATTTCAAAGGCGACGGGGAAGGTTATGCGCGTTTCATGAAAGAAACCGGCAAGAAGCTTGAAGCGCTATCACCGTTGTTGCAGACGAAAATGGACCGCATGACGGACCTTATGCAGCCGAAAGTGATCAAAGCGCTTCCGGAACTTGAAGCAGGCAAGACACTTTATGATGTCTTGTCCCGCTACTTCAAAGATGAGCGCTTGAAGATGGCGTTTGCGTTCCAGTCGAAATACCTCGGCATGTCCCCCTGGGAATGCCCAGGCGCGTTCACCATCCTGTCCTATATGGAACATGCCTACGGTATCTACCATCCGATCGGCGGTGTCAACCAATTGTCTGCGGCGATGGCGAAAGCCGTCAAGGAAATGGGCGGCCGCATCCATCTCAATAAAGGCGTACAGAAATTATGGGTGGAGGGACGCGATGTAAAAGGCGTCGACTTGTATGACGGCAGCCGCGAAGCAGCGGATGAAGTGGTCATCAATGGCGACTTTGCACATGTGATGACCCACCTGGTAGAGCCAGGCATCTTGAACAAATACACCCCGAAAAAGCTCGACAAGAAAAAATATTCATGTTCCACGTTCATGCTTTATTTGGGACTGGATAAGAAATACGATTTGTCGCATCACACGATCGTTTTTGCGAAAGATTACCAGAAGAATGTCGAAGAAATGACGAAATCCCGCATTTTGTCCGCGGACCCGTCGATCTATATCCAAAATGCCAGCGTGACGGATCCGACCTTGGCTCCGGAAGGCAAATCGGCACTTTATATTTTGGCACCTGTGCCGAATAATTTCAGCGATATCGGTTGGGAGCACGAACAGGAAGCTTTCCGCGAATTGGTGCTGGACATCATTGAAGAAAAAACCGATTTCAAGAACCTGCGCGACCATATCGAAGTCGAGAAGATGCTGACGCCGTTCGGCTGGGAATCGGATTACTCCGTTTATCGTGGTGCCACGTTCAATTTAGGGCATCAATTATCGCAAATGATGGTGTTTCGCCCGCACAATAAATTCGAGGAGCTCGGCAATTGCTGGCTGGTCGGGGGCGGGACACATCCCGGCAGCGGCTTGCCGACCATCCTGGAATCCGCCCGCATCACGGTCAATGGCATTCTGAAAGAAGACGGGCGGTCCGGAATCCCGATTGGCCCGCTTCCGAAAGCGAGGGGAACTGCATGA